The genome window CTCTGTTTCCTTGTCTAAATCCCGTCCAGAAGCTTCCCTACAGAGAAAGAAAGAGCATCACTGCTGTAGCTACCCAGGGTACTATAAATAGATGGATGGAAGCaagactaaaaataaaaaaatagagcaGATAGTTCATTTAGTATAgcactttcctttttctttttgaagGATCTAGAACAGCAGTTAGGACCAATAGAACTCCATTTTGCCGATCAGGTGTTAGCAAAAGGATAATCCCTCGAAATGCAATACATGTTGCAAAACAGTCAAGATCATCTATAAAAATACGAAGAAAAAAATACACATCTTACCCTTCTGCTTGCACTCCTCGACGGCCTGCTGCTTCTCCCTGTCATTGGCCGCCTCCCCTCCCCTGCAGCCACACCCCAGATCTGGAACATTAAAATGATCAGCAGACCAAGCACCATGATAGCACGCACATAAACAATAATACGCATGTACCTAGGAATTAGAGCAGCTAACCTTGACGAGGAGAACAGAGATGCAACAGATTGAGAACCTGCAAAACAAATGGGAACGATCTGGTCAGAGCACAACCATGGTACAGTACATACAAGCAAAAGAACACTGCACAAATAAAGGACCAAAACTGGACATATAGAATCTCCGGAGGTGGCAGTTAGATTCTGGCACAAGAGAGAGATTTCATCGCCTCCAGCTAGAGCTTGCCTGCGGGCTGTCTTACATTGCGTCCGACTCAAAGGCAAGGTGAGGAGGCAGGGGAGGGGGAGCAAAAGGGTTGGGAGGAGGACCTGCGAGGGCGACGACATCGTCCTTGCCTACCTTGTAGGAGAGGACGCTTCTGGAAACTCATGCATTGCGCTCACCGGCGCTCGCTGTCGCCCAGCCGACGAGTCTCCCCCAACCTCCGACCCCGCCCACATCCGCCGCTCCTTCAACCCATGCTGCTTCCGCCCGCAGCCACCGTGCCCTTCATGACCTGCGGCCCTGCCCCCTCTTCCTCGGCCAGCTCTCATGTCTTCCATCGCGTCGTCGATCTGGGATGTCCGATGCATCATGGTCGTCATCGCGCCGTCCTCCTCGATCTATGGCCGCAGCGAGGATGCCAGATATGAGGTGGAGACGAGCGGCGCAAGAGGGCCGCGTGAGACGAGCGAGGACGGGATTGGGTGCGGCGCACGCGGAGAGGATTTGGGCAGGGGCGGCGCGGATCTGGTGGATGGAGTAGCCCTCATCGTCCACCTCCCCTGTCCATTCATCCCGCCACCGAGCTCGCAGGGGCGGCGAGGAATAGCAAGCGGCGGCGAGGCTCCGGGGGAGGCCGTGGCGAGGCAAGGAGGAGGGATGGAGGAGGCGAGAGAGGCTGTGGGGATCGAGgggaaagggggctagggtttgggtggTGGCTGGTGCGGGAGTGGGACGAGGCGAGGATGGATTGGCTGCGGGATGCGCGGTGCGAGGTGCGGATTGGCCAAAACCTCATGCACGCGGCCACCGCCAACCCAGCCAACAAGCGCGCGAGACGAGCCCACTCGTCATTGGCCGGTCAAAACAACTGCGAGGTGAAAATCGTGTTTGATCTGAGGTGAAGATCTGACGGCCCAGACACGCCAGAAAGCCAGATCCGACGGCTGACGAAGACCGAATCGAGGGAGCCTCCTGAGAGCGAGTTGGCTAGGCTCTGTTTTCTTTTAAAtgtgtgtcctttccggactaacccctccggtttatatagacaccgggggaatctagggtttacatagagtcggttacataaaaaggaatcttcATAAGCGGCCGCCAAGCTTgttttccacgccaagtagagtccgatCCGAACACGGgttcagtcttcggccttcatgtcttcacagcccatcagtccggcccacggataacaggccggacgcccgaggaccccttagtccaggactctctcagtccgcacggcagatttggtggggaggagaccgatgatgacaagcagcatgtcatcggggaggctgctgatgaagtccaggctcgccagatgcggttttggctcgagccgcctccgcttgttggctgcctcgccgttcaACTCAACTGGCGGagtcgccggtgtacacgtgtgctggtgtgtgtttgtgtgctgggtgtgcgcgagtgcgtccttctatgcatgcccccgcgcagtggtgaattatgcgcgagtgcgtcctccacgcggaagaagtgtgtcctcagtgCGCCTTCAATTTACtaacgtgcggggtgctaccctgagtggtttcaactttgtttacttcaccgcgtgtcagatgggcatctagtttacttattttcacccactgccacatgggccagcacatgaagatacagaacacgagctgacaaggcagcatgtggactggttgagaggtcaactaaacaatatacggagctatacgctgacacagtgagcgtataatccgtcgatatagagtgttcgtgtgagaggggaggcccgtgagagatagtagagagagagagagagagccactcccgcgtgtgtgaaagagacatagaCAACACTCGATAGAAGTCGAGAAAAaacatgtgtgtcttatgcaaacatatcacacatgcatcttcgataatgaaagcaaggtgaggagatagtgtgtggttgtttgcaaccgagagagcaagacccctagcacgtggccaagaggggtctgacaaacaagggagagaggttgagagagacgtacggagaaaatgcagacatggggaggagagagtgtatgtttgtcatagagatcccctggagatcgtgatgggactacatgggtgggagatcgagtgacaaggtgtatgCATGATAGAAGATACCCGAGAGAtaccgagatagacgtat of Triticum dicoccoides isolate Atlit2015 ecotype Zavitan unplaced genomic scaffold, WEW_v2.0 scaffold160654, whole genome shotgun sequence contains these proteins:
- the LOC119344242 gene encoding uncharacterized protein LOC119344242 — translated: MTTMMHRTSQIDDAMEDMRAGRGRGGRAAGHEGHGGCGRKQHGLKERRMWAGSEVGGDSSAGRQRAPVSAMHEFPEASSPTRFSICCISVLLVKIWGVAAGEGRRPMTGRSSRPSRSASRRGSFWTGFRQGNRDPCEIEHPGSASTKAGRRIAPVSTEHGAASWIGSKRGDHGCGLGSSAHMK